The following DNA comes from Hordeum vulgare subsp. vulgare chromosome 3H, MorexV3_pseudomolecules_assembly, whole genome shotgun sequence.
ATGAAAATTTGCATTTTTAACTTTAACATAGATGTTTAGTAAAATCAGATATAAAAACTGATGCACAATGACACATGAATCGGTTATGTCTTTTTTTTACCCGATCCAACGCATGGGTATTTGTGCTAGTTCATATTAAAGCACATAGTTTAGCCAAGCTCATTTCGTCTTtaggtcgatgacatcatatttgattTGTCCAATTTTATGACCAGAACTGTATCTCACATTATGTGGGTTTGATGAATAAAGCCTGgtttatactactccctccgtttctaaatataagtctttatagagatttcactagtgaactacatacggatgtatataaacatactttagagtgcacatttaatcattttgcaccgtatgtagacacctattgaaatcgcttaaaagacttatactcgctccgttcctaaatataagtctttgtagagatttccctaatagactacatacggatgtatatagacatactttagagtatagattcaatcattttgctctgtatgtagacccttaatgaaatcgcttaaaagacttatatttaggaacggagggagtatttaggaatggagggagtacatcccTAAAAGAATAATCTGCTGACCACACAGAAACCCCGAAGTACCCTTCCAAACGGTAGCAAGCAGAAGCTGTGCGAAGCACACATCCGGAGGGTAAATCCGTCACTCCACCGAACCGACAACCTTAGGCGCACGGCCAGCCGGTGGGCTCCCCAGTCCCCACCAGCGTAAACGCTGAACACCCATACCACCCCCGCAGAAAACCTCGCCAAGATTCGTGCGCGTTCAAAATCGCAGGGACATACGCGTAATTACTCCATCACCCAAAGCAGATTGCCTTTGTCCCCAGTTGAGACCCACCCACTCTCTCTCCTTCGCCTCCGAGATGGCCAGCTCCTaatccacaccaccaccaccaccaccgccaccgccatttCCACTTCGGCCTCTGCCCTTGCCTCTGCGGGTGTGGCGCGATGGGGTACCTCCTCctctcgccctcgccgtcgccgccgctcgCGTCCCGGCACcgctcccccgccgccgccgccggccgccaccgCGCGCGGAGGGGCGGGGCCATCGCCGCCTCGTCCGATGGCGTGCCGTCCACGTCTCAGGCGGCCCGGTACGCGCTGGCGCGCCGGGCCGTGCTCCTCGGGGTCTCCGCGCTGCCGCTCCTCCGCGACACCGCCGCCAAGGCGGCCGCGCCAAGTAGCGCTGGTCTCGTGACTGGTTAGTGCGATGCTCCGACCCGGGATCCGCTTGTTCATGTTAATTCTGTTCTGTGCGCCCGGAGTATGTATTAAAGCACTATAATGCCTAGTCTGTCTGTATAATACTGTCTGACGAGAAAGGTTTTGCCCCCAATTTCGTCACTGTCACCAATGTTTGCAGTACAAAGAGTCAAAGACTGTAAAAGCAAAGACCTTCTAGAACTGGTAAAACAAAGAGGTTGTGTCATCCTGCCATATTGAAATTTCCACCTGACATTAGTTTGTAAATTATtgcttagagcatggttaatagtatagccagctgctggctataagccattgccatgtcatctataaCCCATCTTATAgttaacatgtacaatagttgatTAGAAAGTGTACTACTTTTTTATTACATGGTCCACCTTTCACTTTCACAAAGTGTCTAGGAGCACATGTTAGAGCTGGCTCTtaactaagagcccgcttaccttctctctcatcTCCCCTTTCTttcaactaagcaaaaatatattattttatttcttatagccCGCTGACTCaggtctattgtacttgctcttagaacTACAAATTTGAGTTTGGGATGGATTTTTTAATACTATGTTGTACTTATACAAAAAAGGTGGTGATGACTACAGATAACTCCTCAAAATAAATCTTACACTTGATATGTGCCACACCTCAAAGGTTTATGTCTAGGTTTTGTGAAAGGTCTCATACCTGCAGCATCGGTCTGTACTACACCTGATATTCTGGTGGAAGATATTTGAAATTGGAGTTACACAGCTATGCTCTCATTATTCACGACTTATCTCAAGTGAATTTTGAGTTTTGATCAGATGCCGCTTTTTAAATTTTCCCGCAGTTTATGGCATGTCATTATCCGAAGGGTTTATTAGAAGAAAGGGGATCCTTGCCCCGAGGATAGATCGCCAAGCTCAGAATTGCTACAAAACTTTCAAGATTGGACGTAATAAAGTCATCTGTAAACCTAACGATGCCATGCTTGATGGTCAGAATCCCTGCCCTCATTTAAATAGGCATATTGAAGATGGGATTTATGACTATCGTAGTAATCCTGTTGGGGTCTACTATGATGCATTCCTTTGCTTTTGCTGCTTGGTATAAATATTTTCTAGTGTACCTGCAAACTCTACTCCAAGATAAGGTTATTTTGAATTCAATTGTCTTCGTGCCGCCTCATTGTCATCGCACTCGAGTGCTATTTAGTGCTTGCATACTAATACTACTAACTTGGGAACATTTTGTAAACATAAACGTACTGATACTAGTACATTTGTTTTGCGCATTTATGGTGGTTTGGAAAATCAAATAAATAATTGAAGTTGCTTTTCCTCTGTAGAGACAAAGGATGTCCCAAAGGTGGATGAACCTCAGACTGGTGGGACTATGGTTGATGAACCTCAGACTGGTGGGACTATGGTTGATGAACCTCAGACTGGCGGGACTCAGTCAGAAACTCCTCTACTTGAAGCCCCTCAACCTGAATCACCCTTACCACTGGTGCAAAAACAATCTCCAGGGAATCCACTTGCTGGCCTTCTGAATGCAATTGCAGTTATTGCCTCAGGCGTTCTTGCTGGATTGTATGGTACATCTCAACAGGAAAAGAAGGCCCTGCAATCTGTCGTCTCATCTGTAAATCATCTGCAAACCTGTAGTTAGTGTCTTACTGCTGTTTATCTGTTATGGTATAGCGATTTTGTGTAGCCTTAGATAATCATGCCTTACTAGACTACTAGTCCATAATAAGCGCCAAAAACTGCGAACCCCTCAACTTATAATTGTGAATTCAGACCGGTGCTAATTCATCCATTTTCCATCCCTTTTTACTTTTACTTATTGAGATGGTTTAAGATGGTTGCTCATGCATTTTCTTAATCTGTCCATTCATGACCTTGCCTTCGTATCAATTTGAGTCTCTATATTAGCCCTTCATTCATCCTGATCGTGTCTCATCTAGCATGGTCTCCACTCACTTTGACATATTTCATTCTTGTGTAGTCTTGGCCAAGAtccaaagaaataaaaaagagaaatggACACAAATagtaatgggcatatccatagacaAACACATGTGTTTGTGTGTGTTGGTGCGCGTGCTTGTGCTTTGATGCCTGGGCTTGGGCATGTGTTTTGTAGAAATGAACACTCTCAAATTAGGGTGTACGAGAGCTTACATATGTTATTAAACCCAATTTTTGTTAGGCTTGAAAGTATAGGACTCACTGAGAACCTTGCAAGCTTGAATACTCTTATTTCCCGCCGTGATGTTCTCAGAGAAATGTGTCGAGTTGACTCCCTTAAAGAGTATAACTTGAATATGGATGCAATAAGATTTAAAAATATTATAAGTACTTCAATACATTGAAATTTATATATTCCATGAAGACATTTATCTGACATGTCTAAATTGCTACTTTGTTCAGTTGGAGGTCAAATTGGCTGAAAATGAGGCAGCAATCTCATCGATGAGGGAGACATATGAAAAAAGGTTATTAGAGCAGCAAGCGGCACAAAAGAAGCAATCTATGAAGTTCCAGGAGCAGGAAGCTTCATTGCTAGATCAATTGTCTTCAACAAAAAAGACTGTAACATCACTAAGTGAAGATTTCAGAAGGGAGAAGGCACGGGCTGAGGAGCTCAAGGATGAAATACGGCGATTAGAAAGTAGTATTGATAAAGCTGGGAATGATAAAGAAGTGCTTGAAGCCCAACTGACAGAAAAGTTTGGTGAAATGAGTGATTTGGAGGAAAAATTAAGTCTTCTCAGCCAACAGAATGATAGTAAGGAGAAACGCATCGAGGAACTCAACTCATcactttcttcaaaggaagcagaGTACCAGAACCTGCGCCGTTTCTCTCATCAAACTAAAGAGAGTCTTGAATTTGCAAATGCTAAAATACAACAGCTGGAGGAAGAGATTCATACAACTAAAAATGATCTTGCTTCTAAGATATCTTCAATTGACTCACTGAATGAGAAACTTCAAGCATTAAACTCTGCAAAGAAGGAAGCTGATGAAAAAATAAATGAGCTAATCAAAGAGTGTACAGACTTGAAGGCTTCTTCTGAGATGAGAGCGAATCATGATTCTGAATTATTGTCTGAGAAAGATGATCTGATCAAACAACTGGAAGAAAAGCTCTCTGTTGCACTAAGTGCCTCTAGCAAAGACCATGAAGTCATTGCCGAGTTGAACAAGGAATTGGATTCCACCAAAGCAATGTTAGACGATGAAGTTGCGGCACTGAAAAGTCTTAGAGATCTACTTAAATCCACTGAAGAGACCCTAAGTGATTCCCGAACTGAGGTTTCCAAACTTTCCGAGGACCTTGATGAAGCAAATAGAATGAACAAGGACCTGTCATTGCAGATTTCAAATCTCCAAAGCGAGTTCAATGAAATGCAAGAAGGTCTGACTTACAAGCTTGGAGAGGCTGAATCAGTATGTAAAGCTCTATCAGATGAAGTGGTGTCAGCTAAAGAGATGGTTCAAAAGGGACAGGAAGAACTTGAAGCTACCTCTAATGGGCTTGCTTCTGCTGTGGAAGCTCGTGATAACCTGAAGAAAGAATTGCTGGATGTGTACAAGAAATTTGAATCCACCACACAGGAGCTTGTTGATGAAAGGAGAGTTGTGACTACTTTGAATAGGGAGCTTGAGGCTTTGGCCAAACAATTGAATGCAGATTCTCAAGCACGAAAAGTACTCGAAGCAGACCTGGATGAAGCAACCAGATCACTGGACGAGATGAACACGAGTGCACTGTCACTATCTAAGGCGCTAGAGAGCACTCATTCCAAGAATGCCACTCTTGAGGCAGAGAAAGAAATGCTATCAAAAGCTCTCGATGAACAAACAAAACTGACAACCGAGGCTCAAGAGAACTGCGAGGATGCTCAGAATCTTATCACGAGGCTTCAGACAGAAAGGGAGACTTTTGAAATGAGGTCTAGGCACCTCGAAGAGGAACTGGCGTTAGCGAAGGGTGAGATGTTGCGTCTAAGAAGGCAGATTAGTGCAAGCAAATCCCAGAAAACAAGATATGTTCCCAGAACAAGTGCATCCACAGAAACCAGCACTGCTCCCAGAGCAAGTTCGCCCACAGAGACGAGCAATGTTCCCAGAACAAGTGTTGCCACAGAGACCAGTCAGACCCCGAACGAGCAGTCTGTGAATGATGGTACGCAGAAGGCTGGCGAAATTGCTGCTGAGACTCCATATACTGTAAGAGTAAAGGCTAGGAGAGGAAAAGGCGGTGCATCGCGATGAATCTGTCTGGTAGTCCCATAGAGAAGAGCCATCTTCCTTTCATTTTGTTTAGTCATCGGTTATTTTTGATACTACCATCCTGTAGCGTCGGTAATCATTTCAGTGCTATTTAGTTTACTTGTGACGTTTGAGATATCCAGTTCCTTTGCTGTAATTCACGTACCACGAGTTTTGAGAATTTGAGGGTTTACATGTGTACAGGTTAATTTTTGAATGGTCGACATGATGGAGAATTCTCCTATCTGTAGTTACACTGAATTGTTCACAGATGTTATCCGCTCGTTTTATCTACTTGGTAGAATCAATTTTCTGCTATTCACTGTTAATCTAGCAGCATTGCTTATTTTCAAATGCAGTAGCACTACCTATCTATACTTTGTGCATCACATGTTTTTGGTTAACCCACATGCTCCTGCTTAATCACACCAGTTCACACATTTTCATATCCTGGAGGCAGGTTTATTTGTTCCCTGGGATCCAATGGTTGCTGCTGCCATTTGGTTTAAGGGAAACATGGTGTATAAAAGTTGTAGAGCTTTATtatatactagcaaaagagcccgtgcgttgcaccaggAGCATGTACAAATAAAACATCGAACCCTGGTACTCCTAGTGTGTCGGCATGTCGGACACATCCCCGGTGTACTGTCTACACACCACGGGTCATCGTGGCATGGTTGGTGGCTCGCCATCTAGAGTAAGGCGGTGTACTGTCTACACACCACGGGTCATCGTGGCATGGTTGATGGCTCGCCATCTAGAGGAAGGAAGTGCCCGTCCGCTGCAACGGATTAGCAATTCTACTATGTTCATATCAAGCTATTGAGAACACATAATGTATAGTCAACCTTGTTAATTCAAAATCAAATAAATTTAAACGTTGGTTGCACTTATAAGAATATAATACATTTAGTTGATGGATTACATGCGGCTAGCCTAGAGAACACAATGTATTTTAGAAACCGTAGTTTAAATTTGCCAATTGAAACTTCAGTTATTCATCACAAATACAAACCGTGACTCTGTTTTTGTTTGGAATTTTCATTTTAGACACAACAATATATTAAGAATTTAAATATAACTTTTCCTGATATTAGAATATTAGTTGACATAGGAAGTATTATATAAGTAGTAAAATCTGTGTAATTTTCCAAGATATTTTGTAGAGTTTTGAGCACCGAAATATTTAGATTATGCTAATCCTCATAAGCTTATGGAAGAGTAGAGGAGGAAGGGATGCTGACTCTTTTTGCCATTGACGGTCTCCTGTGTCAGTCCATCTCCTGTGTCAGTCCATCAATCTTTTCCTCTATCTCTGGATCCACTTTCTGGTCAAACTCGATGGGGACACCGCCACTCGCCGTTGTAACGCCAGCCATAGGGACTAGCAGGATCCGCCAGCCGTTGGTCCAGATCGAAGTCCATGTCTTCAGCAGGATGGCGCTGTGGACCAAGTGCTGCTGGTTGTTTTCCTTGCCGCTACTACTTGCTTTACAATTCCTTTTCCTTCCATTCCATCAAGGCCTCGGCTCGATCCCGTCTGGATCGGGAGAGCCAGTGCCCGACCCCGGCCTCACCTTGCCACCTCGACGCATCACCTCGTCGGTGAGGATCTCCTCCACCGCCAGAAGCTCCGTCCGCGACGACCTCTCTCTTCCCCTTCCTCGTGCAACAAAGGTGGCCTCCCTTACCCAAGCAAGCGCCCACTGCGTCTACCTTCTCTTCCTTCATGGATGTAGCCGTCCGCCACTCGGCCGACAAGGGCGCCGCCCCTCACCTTCTCCTGCTCCGTCGCGGCCGGAAAGAGAGCGTTTGGATAAGATCAAACAAATGATTGCAAGTTGAATTTTTACAGATGCAGGTGCTTTCTTGCAAAAATGAAACGTTTTTAAAccaggactgcgggttgaatcctCAAAAACGAAGGGACTTTTTTTGCAAAACTGTCATGACGGACGACATAAGCAGTAGCTGCTTTGTTATTAGGGAAAGACTACTACTAATATATACGCGAAATTTCAAGGGATAAATACATTATATCTTCTAAAGGAATATACTCATATTTTGGATGAACATACTCCCAACATGTTTTGCATGGACATGGTTCCGTTCTGGTGAACATACTCTATTTCAATAGTATAATTAAACTTTGGAAGAGTATGCATCACAGATTTGATTATAATATACTCCTACTTAACAAAAATAGTGTCTAGCATGTTCAATTCTCGTCCTCGTGGATGTTAGAAATAAGAAATAAACGGGCTTGGCCCATTAGCAATTTCTAAAATCTCAAATCAGCCCATGAGAAAAATGACAAGTGATGATGTTAAAATTTAGTCTCGGTGGTGGTGCTAAAATTTAGTCTCATACTGCTAGTTGAGAAAGTGTGGGACCTTTTTATATAGCGGGTTCTCTGCACCACACTTATTAGTAAGGCGTGAAGCAGAGAAATAAAagaccacacacactcactcgcCTCACCAGACTCGGGCCAGGGTGGCGCGCATGCAACATGAGCGTGAATGGATAAGTCGGATTGAGATCGTGGTCGCAAAACGATACCGCCTTTGATCATATTATATATACTCCTATTAGTCGCGTCCAAACATATATTGAAAACACCTAGGATTTTGCCTCATCTCGTAACTTGCGTCGCCACCATAGTCTACTCTATCCCGAACACGGGCGTGCATCAGCGTGCGGGACAGGAGGTCTCAAGAGGTCTCCGAAACTGTTCATCCTTACGATCATGTGCCAGGAGTGGATGAATTAGGTTTTTGCGAAGCGTTGCTCAAGTTCGTCATCACGGGTCGTCTTTCGTCCAAGTCGGGCGGTGCTACTCATCGCCGTCTTCATCACTGTCAACAATAGATCGTTGCCAACATCGTCATGAACACCGTCGCTCCTACAACAACTAATAGACGGTAATCCGTTGTGATTTGTTTAtgtttttttcgagaaaacgcaaggagCATTTGCGTTTCATTTCATTGAAAAGGTGGGAGATTACATGCCTCCTAAGAGGTGATGGTTACAAGGCCAATTCTTCGTCAATGGACGTCCCAGGAGGCGGGCAGCACAACCCTGAGCCCCTGTGCCCCAGCTTGTGCCCAACATTTGGCTTCTACTTTGATCCTATCACCTAATGAATCTATCGAGGGTCTCACATTGCCAAAGACACATTCGTTCCTCTGTTTCCAAATCATCTAAGGAACAAGCATTGTGATGGATTGTAGAGCCTTGTGAAGTGTGGGCGGGGTTTGTGCCTTCGCTTGTTGCCACCAGTCCAGCATGGTAGGTTCATTACCTAGTGGTTGCGTTGGTATGTGTGTTCAGTACAGGATGATGCGCCAGGTTTGCTTAGAAAATGGGCACACTAGAAATAGGTGATGGATTGTCTCTGGGTCGTGGTCGCAGAGGAGGCATTTGGGGTGGTGCCACAGGCCGTGTCGGGAAAGTCTTGCCGCCGTCCAACATCGGTCTTTGTTGGCGAGCCAGTGAAAGAATCTGCCGCGGGGCGGCGCCCAACCCTTCCAGATGAGCTTTCAGGAGGGTCAACGAGTGGATCCTTGGAATGTGGCGGCATAGCAAGACTGCACCGTGTATATGCCACTCGCCGTCCATTTCCATAGCAACCGACCAGGCTCAGTCAAGAGGGCGAAGTGTTGGGTGGCATGCCAGAGCATCATGTACTGACCTATCTCGTGTATCCCGAGGGTCCCTTGGATGTCACAGGACGAAGTGTTCCCGTGGAGGCCCTCTGTCATAGTTCTTGTACTGCGTCGCCGCTTGGGGATGCACCGGTATAGTTGGGGGATGAGTTCCGAGACTGATTGTCCATGTATCCAGTGGTCCTCCGAGAAAATGGCCGTCAGTCCATCAccaagctgttggggaacgtcgcatgggaaacaaaaattttcctacgcgcacgaagacctatcatggtgatgtccatctacgagaggggatgtgtgatctacatacccttgtagaccgtacagcagaagcactagtgaacgcggttgatgtagtggaacgtcctcacgtccctcgatccgccctgcgaactatcccgcgaccagtcccacgatctagtgccgaacggacggcacctccgcgttcagcacacgtacagctcgacgatgatctcggccttcttgatccagcaagagagacggagaggtagaagagttctccggcagcgtgacggcgctccggaggttggtggtgatctaatcccagcagggctccgcccgagctccgcagaaacgcgatctagaggaaaaaccgtggaggtatgtggtcgggctgccgtggcaaaagttgtctcaaatcagccctaacacctcagtatatataggagggagggggagggaagaggcagcctcaaaccctcaaggtttggccgaaattggaggtggaggagtcctactccaatcctacttggagtaggattccaccttcccacttggaaactctttccaccttgtgttttttccttctcaaaccttatgggctttagtgggaacttattccagcccactaggggctggtttatctcttcccatagcccatgagaccccttggggcgtgacacccctcccgatggtccccggcacccctcccggcactcccggtacactgccgatgagcccgaaacttttccggtgaccaaaacaggacttcctatatatcaatctttacctcggaccattccggagctcctcgtgacgtcttggatctcatccaggactccgaacaacattcggtaaccaaccatataactcaaatacgcataaaacaacgtcgaaccttaagtgtgcagaccctgcgggttcgagaactatgtagacatgacccgagtgactcctcggtcaatatccaatagcgggacctggatgcccatattggatcctacatattctccgaagatcttatcgcttgaacctcagtgccaaggattcatataatcccgtatgtcattccctttgtccttcggtatgttacttgcccgagattcgatcgtcagtatccgcatacctatttcaatctcgtttaccggcaggtctctttactcgttccgtaatacaagatcccgcaacttacactaagtcacattgcttgcaaggcttgtgtgtgatgttgtattaccgagtgggccccgagatacctctccgtcacacggagtgacaaatcccagtctcgatccatactaactcaacgaacaccttcagagatacctgtagagcatctttatagtcacccagttacgttgcaacgtttgatacacacaaagcattcctccggtgtaagtgagttatatgatctcatggtcataggaacaaatacttgacacgcagaaaacagtagcaacaaaatgacacgatcaatatgctacgtctattagtttgggtctagtccatcacatgattctgctaatgatgtgatcccgttatcaagtgacaacccttgcctgaccatctttgatcaacgagctagtcaactagaggcttactagggacagtgttttgtctatgtatccacacaagtattgtctttccaatcaatataattatagcatggataataaacgattatcatgaactaagaaatataataataacaaatttattattgcctctagggcatatttccaacacaagcaCCATAGTGGTGGATGCAAAGAACATTACACTGTCCTCCTTAGAGAATTGTAGGCCCAATCCTTGCCATTCCAGTCCGCGTCTGTACGGCCAAACCACATCCATCGTAGCCGAAGCGCTAGGCCGGTGCACTCCAGATCACGGATCCCAAGGCCACCATATTCTACGGGGCGACAAGTGTGGcgcccgttgacatggcagtgctCTCCGTTGGCGGTGGCGTGGCCGACCTAAATAAATCCACGTTGTATTTTCTCGAGCTGCTTCATGGTCTTCTTTGGAGGGGCAAGTGCGAGCAACTGATGCATCGGGATTGAGCTCAGTACATACTTTACTAGTGCGAGTCGCCCAACTTTGTTCATGAGCCATGCTTTCCATGCCGAGAGATTGGCTGCCACCGAAGACGAGGGGTTGTAGCTGGGCTGCAGTGGGGCGGCGGAGCGTCAACGAGATGCCAAGGTAAGTGATAGGTAATTCGACCATCGGGCATCCCAGTTGAGTGATCATCTCCGCAGTGTCGGGGTTGCCATGAAGGATGGTAGCTGAGCTCTTGGCGTAGTTGACCCTGAGCCCGGTTGCTCTGCCAAACATGGTGAGGATCCCCTTAATGGCATCCAAATCATCCTGTGTGGCGTGGTAGAACAACATGACGTCATCCACGTAgagggagatcgccgggatgtcgCGTCGGTGGTGAAGCAGGCGCAGTATGCTGCAGTCATGGGCGCGTCGAATGATGCGGCTAAGGGTGTCCACGGCGAGCATGAAGAGCTGTGGGGACACCGGGTCTCTCTGGCGTAGGCCACAACGAAGCGAGATGGGTGGGCCGGGCTCGCCATTGAGCATGACGCCGGTGCTGGACGTCGCAAGTAAGATCGCCAGCCACTCCCGGAACCGGGTTCCAAATCCATACCGGGcgagaacctcgaagaggaaaggccaTGATATGGAGTCGAAGGCTCGCGTGAGGTCTAGTTTCAGCATGATCTGTGGAACCTTAACTTGGTACAACAACTTGAGCGATTGCCTAACCAAGACGGAGTTGTAATGGAGA
Coding sequences within:
- the LOC123442971 gene encoding MAR-binding filament-like protein 1; this translates as MGYLLLSPSPSPPLASRHRSPAAAAGRHRARRGGAIAASSDGVPSTSQAARYALARRAVLLGVSALPLLRDTAAKAAAPSSAGLVTETKDVPKVDEPQTGGTMVDEPQTGGTMVDEPQTGGTQSETPLLEAPQPESPLPLVQKQSPGNPLAGLLNAIAVIASGVLAGLYGTSQQEKKALQSVVSSLEVKLAENEAAISSMRETYEKRLLEQQAAQKKQSMKFQEQEASLLDQLSSTKKTVTSLSEDFRREKARAEELKDEIRRLESSIDKAGNDKEVLEAQLTEKFGEMSDLEEKLSLLSQQNDSKEKRIEELNSSLSSKEAEYQNLRRFSHQTKESLEFANAKIQQLEEEIHTTKNDLASKISSIDSLNEKLQALNSAKKEADEKINELIKECTDLKASSEMRANHDSELLSEKDDLIKQLEEKLSVALSASSKDHEVIAELNKELDSTKAMLDDEVAALKSLRDLLKSTEETLSDSRTEVSKLSEDLDEANRMNKDLSLQISNLQSEFNEMQEGLTYKLGEAESVCKALSDEVVSAKEMVQKGQEELEATSNGLASAVEARDNLKKELLDVYKKFESTTQELVDERRVVTTLNRELEALAKQLNADSQARKVLEADLDEATRSLDEMNTSALSLSKALESTHSKNATLEAEKEMLSKALDEQTKLTTEAQENCEDAQNLITRLQTERETFEMRSRHLEEELALAKGEMLRLRRQISASKSQKTRYVPRTSASTETSTAPRASSPTETSNVPRTSVATETSQTPNEQSVNDGTQKAGEIAAETPYTVRVKARRGKGGASR